AGACTAAATAGGATGGGGCAAAAACTGGGTGATCAGAGACTCACACGGAGGTAGTTGAGAGTGGAATTGGACAGCCCACACCGGGTGATGTTTTTGGAGAGCTGATCCAACATCTGGGGGTCCTGGGCCTAGAGGGGGAAACAGATAAGAATACTAGTACCTGGGTTGCATCTGTGCCTTGTGACACtcctgagagagaagaggggctGTTATTAAACCCATTTTTCAGAAGGAGAAACTCTAACCCTCTAAGGTCACTGTCAGAAAATGGCAGCCCTTGTTCCACCCTCCCCGCTGCCTGCCCTCACCCTCGTGTCTTGGGTCCTGCCCACAACTCACGTGCATGGCAAGGATGCTGCGGGGGATGAGTTCTCGGTGCTGCCGGATGCTGAAATGCCACGTCTTTATCCGCATCATGTCGTCAAACATGAACTCCAGGTACAACCGGCCCTCCACACACACCTGGAGACAAGCTTGTCACAACACTGTCCCCTCCCCAATACCTGAAAGTATACCTGTTCTCCCATTTGTTCACAACTCTCCCACCGCCTACACTTCTGCCACCTGCATATAAATCTGGGTGCATAACTGACATAGACCATCCCCTCATATACCTGTCATACTGCTGGCCCTTTCACACTCATACACAGAGACAGTAGAAATGCTTGTCAGATCCTTGTCCTCTCCCCATGTAGCTAGTGACACACTTATTGCTTTAAGCTCTATAAGGGCAGGCTCTTGTTCACTGGCATACCCCTGTGGTCCAGAAAACTGTTACATacaaactcaataaatgtctgctgaatgTTGCAGCATGCCTGCCTTCCCTTCTTATCTTGCCACTTCCCAGTATGCCTTCCTGGGGAACAGCTGAGCACATTTTGGGAAAGAGGACAGGAATCAAACCCAGGTGCTTCAGTGTGCCACATTCAGCTGGGTTGCTAACCTGGGTGAACATGGGTTTGCCGTGCTGGGTCACCATGCTGCCCTGGTCACAGTCAAGGGACACAAAGTTGCTGTGGAATGCCTCCTTGGGGTGCTTAAGCACATAGTACAGCTCTGTAGCACCCCCCTCAAAGATGCTGCGGAAGTAGCGTGGGATCAGGGTCCGGCCAATGGCTGTAGAGATGGGACAAACTTTTCAGAACAGAAGGGCCTCAAAAAGGGTCAGGCAGATGTCACCCTTGCCAAGACAGATCCCCTGGGACAAATACCCACTCCCAGAACTTAGAAGGACACAGGAGGTATACACTGTCACAGCAGAGCTGGCAGGAACCCCAGAGGCCACTCACTATATCTCTTTGGTCCATCCTCCAGGCAGAAAGTGATGGTTAACATGGCATCATCCTCAAAGAACTCAGTTGTGAAAGCATCCCACCAGAGATTGTCACACTCCTAAGGAGCACAAGGAGGAATGTTTGTGTGTGCCAGAAAACATCCCACAGGAGTGCCCAGAtggccctcctcctcccagccccttccccctgGCCATACCTCTGTCCAGTTTTGAAGCCGTTTGTTAAGCTCGAATATTCTGTAGTCAGTTTGGTTGCCATATGGGGTGTGCCTCCTGGGGGAAGTGAAGAAGGAAAGTCAGTAGGAGCAGAATCTCTCCACACCCCCGCCTCTACTTTCACCCACATAATGGAAAGCACCTCCTTCTCCACTGGACTCTACTTACCCAATCCCGGGCTCCAGGTATGTAGGCGGGTACATAGGAGTTGGGCTGTGTAAGGGAAGAGGCTATGAGAATGGGGGTGGAAGACAGGAATTATTGGGGGGTATCAATCCCTCCCCTTTTCAGGCAGGATCCCATCTCCTGAAATGGATAAGAGACTCACCCCACATCCCGATCTAGCATGGTGCCGGGATGGAAAGGGGGAAAGGCGTTGCCGTTCGGGGGCTCCTTCGGCGAGTACAGCTTGAATGACTTTGAGGAACAAcctagaagggaaaagaagaaggggtCCCGAGTCCCCCTTGAGAGCTCTCCTAGAAGTCTGCTAGACTGTGTGGACAGGGACTCATCTTCTGGAGGCCCCAGAGTGGACTAGGGGAGGGGGACTACTCTAGGGAGCACCTATCTCTGCTTCTAAATCTGGCTCCAATCTTGTTTTATTAAGAAACtagagggccggcctggtggcacagctgttaagttcgcacattccacttcagtggcctggggtttgctggtttggatcctgggtgcagacctacacacaacttgtcaagccatgctgtggcaggcgtcccacatataaagtagaggaagatgggcacggatgttagctcagggctcatcttcctcaaaaaaggaaaaaaaagaaaagaaaagaaactagaagTACTCAGCCCTAATACCCAAGACCCCATTTCTTCACGTGGCTGAGCCCTGGATGATAGAATTGAAGCTGGGAAGAAATGTCAATACCATAGAACAAATAAATATCCAAACATTAGAATCTCATTTTGATAACCTCCCTTTTCATCTATATTATTTTGTTCAATcatcacaacaaccttgtgaggtgGCAGGGTCAACTCTaacattcccatttcacagatgaagaactGAAAGCTTAAGGAGACTTGCCAAGATCATAGCTGGTaaccagcagagccaggactagagcCCAGATCTTCTGATTCCCATATTCTGTACTATTTCTACCTCTCTATTGCCCTCTGGAAATcaagttgggggagggggaatggggattTTGCcaactccctgcccctcctccaacCCCAGGGTCTCAGGAGGGCAGGGGATCAAAGATAAAGGGGGGTGGGTGCCTGATGGGTGCCGCCCACTAGATAACCAGTTGGGCCTCTTGCCTCCCCCACCAACGGCCACTCCCTTATCagcccaaccccctcccccacaccagcCATGGGTCTAGTATTGTCTCCAAACCAGAAACCCAAGGCCTCAAccccttttctcttttgagaCTTGCAGTTGGGGAGAGAGGTAGATGGGCCTCCACTGGATCCCACTCTACTTACAAACAGAAAATAGGAGACCTGGGAAGGAGTCTAGATGCCAGGGGGCTCAGTCTAGGAGGCAACTGGTAACTAGACAAGGGTGTCTGCTTGTATTTAtctgtgcatgtgcacacgtgtCCCCTCTCCACCTCACCCAGCAGCACACAGTTCCTGGTGTACCATTTTCTGACTGGAAGAAGTGTTTCATTCACAGTTGAGTATGAGCCAGGTACTATCTTCCCCCTTCCCACCAGataggaggggaaactgaggcacagctcCAAAGGTCCTGACCCCAGTCATAGTTGCTTCCTCACGTTCCTAAAACTTGATTAAATTTGGAAGAGTAGCTGTATTGGCTGTATCTGAGCCCCCTCTGCAATTTAGATACAAAATCCATTTTGTTCCTTGGggggaagagacaaaggaagacCCCGTGCCAACAtgtgtcatttaattctctccccagagccccctcctcATAATATGGGCAAATGGAGGTCCCAGAGGGGCCTATAGCACAGTCCCTGAAGGAGCCGAAAGTCAGAGCCTGTGTGTGCCTGCACACGCGTGTGCCTCATCTTGCCTAGCAGGCTTCCACCCTCAGCTCGCCCCAACATGCCTACCAAGGGCTGGAACCCAGCAGCCCCAGGCAGGATCAGGGTGCCCACAACAGGCCCTCACCCCATGCGTGAGCTCTCACAGGCCACGTCCACGTGCTCCCAGCACAGCACACACAGCCTTCACATGCCACTCTAGACTGAATGAGGAGCCTATGTCCTCAGGAAAGAGACAGTCTCTCCCATGCGCAAGTCTCTCCACTCCAGAGACAGACAGACTAAGGCCATCTAGGAAGCCTAAGTTCACACAGCCCAccagaggccaggcctgggcactGAGCCCAAGAGCCTAGATTATCAGACCCGGCCCTTGTCCCCTAACTAGGCCATCCATTCCCCAAAAGCAtcactgcccctgcccctcagTTTCAGGGCCACTTGAAGAAAGGAGTCAGCTCAAGACACtgaagagaagggaggcaggaacCCCGGGTTCCTCTCTAAGTTTGAACAAAGTTTCAGAGCTTTTCAGAACTAGAGAACTGACAGGCATTGCCTGGGGCTGGGTAACAGTTCTTAGGAGCTAAACCCCAAAGCTCTGGGGCCTCTACATACACCTCCAGTGAATGGACACAAACAAATTCAGCATCTCTCCAGAGCCACAGCAACTCCCAGTAGCCCCAGCACAAGGGCTTGGGagtgagaagggaaggggagggaacatCACCCAGACCATCTGTCCCTGTTGCTGCCTGTCCCCAGCAGCAGGGGTAGAGGGAgcaaggtgggggtgggagtgaagAGGATGTGTCATGCAGCCATAGAGTCAGACACAGCGCCAGCTCGCACCTCTAGCAATTGGGGAGCCCTTaggaagggggagaagagaggaagagcccAGAACTAGTAAAGTTTTTCAGGATGGAAGCTGCATCCTGGGGCTGAGGGGGACACCTCCAGCTGGGCATTTCCATGGTAACCAGCGGACCTGAGGGCAGGCCCCCTCCCTTTGGGGACTGGCCACAGGTCAGCAGGCCTGAGagccctggcctctctgagctgGGGCACCTCTCCCTCAGCCAGCATACCAGGCCTGGGCCAAACAGAGGACCTGCCACCCACCCCCAACAGGCTTGCAGGGTGCCCAGACTTACCTGGGAGAACTGAGGGGGCCAGGAGAGGTGCGGGGAGCGGCTGGAAGCCTAGAGGGGCCCTGGCAGGGGTGAGGACTGAGGGGGGGCCAACTTCAGCCGCTCATGTCCCGAGTGGGACAGGCAGGCCTGGCTGGGAGCTCCACTCCGCGGGCCGCACAAAGACTCGCACGCACAGCCTCGGCCAGCCCCGCGGCAGCCACAACCCCGGGGGAAAGTTACAATGGCCActgggccgggggctgggggccagggggccggcctggggggcggggggccgcGGGGAGTCCGGAGCCTTCTTTGTTTGCAAGGTTTCCCTCAACAATGGCTGCTCcgctctttcctctctcctcctcctcctcctcggctcTCCCCGCCGCCGCCTCTCGCTGCCTCTGCCTCCAAGCAGCCCGCCCGCCCTCCCCAAGCCAGCGGGCCCCTCTGCCGGGGCACCAGGAGAGGCAGGGCCCGGcactcacactcactcacactcgcacacgcacagacacacgcAGCGCCCGCCggctcccttcctcttctccctttctctccctccctcctcgctCGCTCTCTCCGAGCCTCTCTCAGAATGAGGCCCCAGGGCGGGCGGAGGGTGGAGCTGCCCCcaccggccccgccccctccctgcgaggaaagaggaagagggagagagggagggagggagagagggaggcaggcagggaggactgctgagaaaaacaaaagagagatagAGACTGGGAGAGATGGGGGACAGAGAGGTGGAGACGGAACAGATTGGGCCTGGAGGGACCTGGATCGAGGGGAGGCCTGTGGGGGCCAAGAACTGAAATGCGCCCCCCTCAGCCCCAAGCGTGCTGCTCAGGGGTGAGCAGGGGAGCCAAAGCCACaggcagggatggaggagggtGCTCTCCTCTCTGGAGACTTCCAGTATCTTCAAACCACCTCCCAAACGTCCCCCAAATGTCCCCcaaatctctcttcctctcccggGTGATCTCTCAGGTTGAAGGCTGGCCTGGGCTTCCACCCTGGGCTTCAGCCCCTGATGAAATCGCAGAGCAGCTGGGGGGAGGCTCTAGGGGGTTATTTTTGACAGAGACACACTCTGACTTCAGCCTGTAAACACTGATTGGAGGGAGGGGGGACACTCCAggctccctgcccccaacccagCTAAGTTCCAAGCCCCAACTTAGATCTGCCTTAGCAGGAAGCCCCCGGTCCCCCTCCACCAGAGACACGTGGATGCAGGGCAAAGAGGCCCTGTCAAAGCTGGGGAAGGCAACTTGCCCATCCAAGGGTCCCCAGAAAGGCTAGTCTGCTGCTGAGTcctccccacccacacaccccTGCCCCACCAAAAAGGTATGTGGTTACAGGGGTAGGGCCTGTTCTCCAATGCAAGCTGGAACTCCCAAGAGAATGGGTGTTTGTAAACTTTGGGTAGTGGTCCAGGACCTGCTTCCCAGATAGATAGGaaaaaagtcacacacacacacacacacacacacacacacacacacacaggggtggggggcagtaCAGACCTCCTACTTCTTTGCAATTTGAGTCTCTGCTCCCTATCCCCTGTCGACCCACCCAACCATATTCACACACAGCCCCATGACAGGATTTCTCATGACTGTGTGATAATAATATTGCACCTGGCTCTGTGAACATCCTCCACACATAAATAACACATCTTACTTTTACACACATCAGTACCTAATATACACTCAACCTGTGATACACCTCAAACTCTAAATAAATCCAACCCAGGACATACATACACAGTCTATGTCAGACCCCGACTTCCATACACACTGGCATCTGTGACACACATGCCCCCTGACCCTGACACACACACCAAAACTGCATTACACCCCCTGAACTTGTGGCAGACTATTACATACACACCCTTACCATTTGTTACGCAGGGACTAACCCCATAAATCACCCTCCCTGAAACCTGCATACCATTCTCCATCATGGCCTGACCATACGATACACCCTAGCTTTCACAAACATACTGAAATCTGTGACATTCAGCCAGACCCTGCAACATACTACCTACCACCAGGACTTAAGACATTCCCACTGAACTCCAAATTTACAGCCCAACTCTGGGATAACCAGACCTCTCACCCTTTGTGTGAGACAATTCCTGTCATTTGTTTTGTGCCTTTAAACTTTCCATGGGTGCATTTATAGGTAGTACCTCAAGAGATCGTCACAGTATACAGGGCCAAATATTATCCTAACTTGAACAGTGGGACAGGAGGGCCTGAGGCTGGAACCGAGGACTTCTAACCCCACTCATACAAGCCCAGCCCTGGGGCATTTTGGGCATTTCTACTCCCTTCCCTCCAAGGAATGGCCACTCCTGGCCACAAATGACTGTCTACATGGAGAGGGGGGATGGGTGTGCGCTCTGGCGTCTGCCCCTAGTTCAGAGCTTAGAACTCGCACCCAGTCTATCCCCTCAAATTTCAGAGAGAAGGGCTCCTAAATACGAAGATGCATCAAGACTCAGGCATATCATTCAAATCAGGCACTCTTAGTTCCTCTTCTCTCCAAGTCTGCTCCTCTCTCAGTTCTGACTTAATTCCCCCACTTGCACAAGGACAGAAGAGGGCCAGCTAAAGAGATCAAGTCTGAGTTTGAAGGCCCTAAAATTGGGTGGGGTGGAGTAGGGAGAAAGCAGGGAGCAGCAAAGAATGACAAAGGTGATGAGGGAGAGATGAGAGACACCACCTCTCCTGGAGGTGGGAACTCCAAAGGTCAGCAGCCTCCCCTATCCCACAGGATAAGGTACCAGCACTGCCCCCTGCCCGGGCCCCCGGGGCTCCCTGACCCAGGCCTCCAGTGTGCCTGCCCCCCTTCCTTTGTCTGTGCCCGGCCTCCCGTTGGCCTGGCGCTCTGccatcctcctctcctggctcccagccgccaccactgctgcctcctcccctccccctactcctCCCTGCCTTAACCCTTCTGAGCCACATGCTGCCCCAGACAGGCCCTGGCCCCCTCAGCAACCTGCCCTGCCCAGGGTGATGCCCCTTAGCAGAGGTTCTCCCTGCTCCTGACCAAAGCCCCAGAAGCTATTCCCCACTCCAAGAAGCTCTAtgggagctgtgtgtgtgtgcgtgtgtgtgtatgttgtggtGTTTCCTTCCGCGTGTGCATGCGTGTGGGTCTGCGTGTGCTCTGGCTTCCCTCAGTCACATGTGTGGGGCATGTGCTGTCTCTgccgggctgggggaggaggaggagccgggAGACAGCAGAGCACAAAGGAGAGACtcagacaggcaggcaggcaggcagcaggcaggCGGCCTGCCAGGGcgccctggcccccaccccagggctgctcAGGTTAGGGGGGGCTCTTTGGGCCTGGACTGTACATGCTGCCATGATACGCTTGTGCTCAGCCATGTGCTCCCACTCACCCATGCAAGCCTGGTCCCCTCCCTTACCCCAATTCCTaccattccccacccccaggcactCTCAAGCCCCTCCCCATGTGGTTCTCCTTGAAGTTTAACCTCCATCCATCTTATGTGGCGTCAATCCATAAGACTTCTTCACTTTCAGATATTGAGGAAAAAGACTCCTCACTCTTAACCATCTTTTGCCCC
The DNA window shown above is from Equus quagga isolate Etosha38 chromosome 2, UCLA_HA_Equagga_1.0, whole genome shotgun sequence and carries:
- the LDB1 gene encoding LIM domain-binding protein 1 isoform X1, with translation MLDRDVGPTPMYPPTYLEPGIGRHTPYGNQTDYRIFELNKRLQNWTEECDNLWWDAFTTEFFEDDAMLTITFCLEDGPKRYTIGRTLIPRYFRSIFEGGATELYYVLKHPKEAFHSNFVSLDCDQGSMVTQHGKPMFTQVCVEGRLYLEFMFDDMMRIKTWHFSIRQHRELIPRSILAMHAQDPQMLDQLSKNITRCGLSNSTLNYLRLCVILEPMQELMSRHKTYSLSPRDCLKTCLFQKWQRMVAPPAEPARQQPSKRRKRKMSGGSTMSSGGGNTNNSNSKKKSPASTFALSSQVPDVMVVGEPTLMGGEFGDEDERLITRLENTQFDAANGIDDEDSFNNSPALGANSPWNSKPPSSQESKSENPTSQASQ
- the LDB1 gene encoding LIM domain-binding protein 1 isoform X2; this translates as MYPPTYLEPGIGRHTPYGNQTDYRIFELNKRLQNWTEECDNLWWDAFTTEFFEDDAMLTITFCLEDGPKRYTIGRTLIPRYFRSIFEGGATELYYVLKHPKEAFHSNFVSLDCDQGSMVTQHGKPMFTQVCVEGRLYLEFMFDDMMRIKTWHFSIRQHRELIPRSILAMHAQDPQMLDQLSKNITRCGLSNSTLNYLRLCVILEPMQELMSRHKTYSLSPRDCLKTCLFQKWQRMVAPPAEPARQQPSKRRKRKMSGGSTMSSGGGNTNNSNSKKKSPASTFALSSQVPDVMVVGEPTLMGGEFGDEDERLITRLENTQFDAANGIDDEDSFNNSPALGANSPWNSKPPSSQESKSENPTSQASQ
- the LDB1 gene encoding LIM domain-binding protein 1 isoform X4; the encoded protein is MSVGCACPGCSSKSFKLYSPKEPPNGNAFPPFHPGTMLDRDVGPTPMYPPTYLEPGIGRHTPYGNQTDYRIFELNKRLQNWTEECDNLWWDAFTTEFFEDDAMLTITFCLEDGPKRYTIGRTLIPRYFRSIFEGGATELYYVLKHPKEAFHSNFVSLDCDQGSMVTQHGKPMFTQVCVEGRLYLEFMFDDMMRIKTWHFSIRQHRELIPRSILAMHAQDPQMLDQLSKNITRCGLSNSTLNYLRLCVILEPMQELMSRHKTYSLSPRDCLKTCLFQKWQRMVAPPAEPARQQPSKRRKRKMSGGSTMSSGGGNTNNSNSKKKSPASTFALSSQDVMVVGEPTLMGGEFGDEDERLITRLENTQFDAANGIDDEDSFNNSPALGANSPWNSKPPSSQESKSENPTSQASQ
- the LDB1 gene encoding LIM domain-binding protein 1 isoform X3; translation: MSVGCACPGCSSKSFKLYSPKEPPNGNAFPPFHPGTMLDRDVGPTPMYPPTYLEPGIGRHTPYGNQTDYRIFELNKRLQNWTEECDNLWWDAFTTEFFEDDAMLTITFCLEDGPKRYTIGRTLIPRYFRSIFEGGATELYYVLKHPKEAFHSNFVSLDCDQGSMVTQHGKPMFTQVCVEGRLYLEFMFDDMMRIKTWHFSIRQHRELIPRSILAMHAQDPQMLDQLSKNITRCGLSNSTLNYLRLCVILEPMQELMSRHKTYSLSPRDCLKTCLFQKWQRMVAPPAEPARQQPSKRRKRKMSGGSTMSSGGGNTNNSNSKKKSPASTFALSSQVPDVMVVGEPTLMGGEFGDEDERLITRLENTQFDAANGIDDEDSFNNSPALGANSPWNSKPPSSQESKSENPTSQASQ